One genomic window of Cannabis sativa cultivar Pink pepper isolate KNU-18-1 chromosome 2, ASM2916894v1, whole genome shotgun sequence includes the following:
- the LOC115721333 gene encoding uncharacterized protein LOC115721333, which translates to MNTEATNPKTTLMCSSSDSEEELRHMALTPPKQKSRKRLSKQLSMCETPRDVAWERRRRQILEQERRKNMSVESSSGGDDLTDEDLNELKGCIELGFGFKEEEGQKLCGTLPALDLYFAVNRSLSSPVSTPQSRASTSSSSVGQSPSFGSPRSESDSWKICSPGDNPQQVKTKLRHWAQAVACSVMQSSS; encoded by the exons atgaaTACTGAAGCCACAAACCCGAAGACGACACTTATGTGCAGCAGCAGCGACTCGGAGGAGGAGCTGCGGCACATGGCGCTGACGCCGCCGAAGCAGAAGAGCCGTAAGCGTCTTTCGAAGCAGCTCTCGATGTGCGAGACTCCGCGCGACGTGGCTTGGGAGAGGCGGCGGCGGCAGATTTTGGAGCAAGAGCGAAGGAAGAATATGAGCGTTGAGTCGTCGAGCGGGGGCGATGATTTGACGGACGAGGATCTTAATGAGCTGAAAGGGTGTATAGAGCTTGGGTTTGGattcaaagaagaagaaggtcaGAAGCTTTGTGGGACTTTACCAGCACTTGATCTTTACTTTGCTGTTAACCGGTCTCTGAGTAGTCCTGTTTCCACGCCCCAGAGTCGGGCCTCCACGTCTTCTTCTTCCGTTGGACAATCGCCGTCGTTTGGAAGTCCCAGGAGCGAATCAGACTCATGGAAAATATGCAGCCCAg GTGATAATCCTCAACAAGTTAAGACGAAGTTAAGGCATTGGGCTCAAGCTGTTGCTTGTTCGGTGATGCAATCGTCATCTTGA